The following are encoded in a window of Megalops cyprinoides isolate fMegCyp1 chromosome 16, fMegCyp1.pri, whole genome shotgun sequence genomic DNA:
- the sstr1b gene encoding somatostatin receptor type 1 → MSVDNGTEEGPFSTGQPFNSSLDYEDFEQEHDASKIVIPSIYALVCCVGLTGNAMVIYVILKYAKMKTATNIYILNLAIADELFMLSVPFLATSAAVRHWPFGSLMCRLVLSVDGINMFTSIFCLTVLSVDRYIAVVHPIKAARYRRPTVAKVVNVCVWGLSLVVILPIIVFADTVPAQDGGVDCNFLWPESSWSEAFVVYTFLLGFLLPVVAICLCYCLIVARMRAVGLKAGWMQRRRSEKKITRMVLLVVAVFVVCWMPFYIVQLVSVFRRPPDPMVTQLFVILSYANSGANPILYGFVSDNFRRSFQRIVCFRWLESGLDAEQVDYCAVALKRQVTCGPQDFPRDFLASDVAYRNGTCTSRTTTL, encoded by the coding sequence atgtcTGTAGACAATGGGACAGAAGAAGGGCCATTTTCCACAGGCCAGCCCTTCAACTCCTCCCTGGACTACGAGGACTTTGAGCAGGAGCACGACGCCAGCAAGATCGTCATCCCCTCCATCTACGCGCTGGTGTGCTGCGTGGGCCTGACGGGCAACGCCATGGTCATCTACGTCATCCTCAAGTACGCCAAGATGAAGACGGCCACCAACATCTACATCCTGAACCTGGCCATCGCGGACGAGCTCTTCATGCTGAGCGTGCCGTTCCTGGCCACCTCGGCCGCCGTGCGCCACTGGCCCTTCGGCTCGCTCATGTGCCGGCTGGTGCTCAGCGTGGACGGCATCAACATGTTCACCAGCATCTTCTGCCTGACCGTGCTCAGCGTCGACCGCTACATCGCCGTGGTGCACCCAATCAAGGCCGCCCGATATCGCCGGCCCACCGTGGCCAAGGTGGTCAACGTCTGCGTGTGGGGGCTGTCGCTGGTGGTCATCCTGCCCATCATCGTCTTCGCCGACACAGTCCCCGCCCAGGATGGCGGCGTGGACTGCAACTTCCTGTGGCCGGAGTCGTCGTGGTCAGAGGCCTTCGTGGTCTACACCTTCCTGCTGGGCTTCCTGCTGCCGGTGGTGGCCATCTGCCTGTGCTACTGCCTGATCGTGGCGCGCATGCGGGCGGTGGGGCTGAAGGCAGGCTGGATGCAGCGGCGGCGCTCGGAGAAGAAGATCACCCGCAtggtgctgctggtggtggCCGTCTTCGTGGTCTGCTGGATGCCCTTCTACATCGTGCAGCTGGTCAGCGTTTTCCGCCGGCCGCCCGACCCCATGGTCACCCAGCTCTTCGTCATCCTCAGCTACGCCAACAGCGGCGCCAACCCCATCCTCTACGGCTTCGTCTCCGACAACTTCCGCCGCTCCTTCCAGCGGATCGTCTGCTTCCGCTGGCTGGAGAGCGGGCTGGACGCCGAGCAGGTGGACTACTGTGCCGTCGCCCTTAAGCGGCAGGTCACCTGCGGGCCCCAGGACTTCCCCCGGGACTTCCTGGCTTCAGACGTGGCCTATCGCAACGGCACCTGCACCTCTCGCACCACCACGCTCTGA